In Brevibacillus brevis NBRC 100599, a single genomic region encodes these proteins:
- the yunB gene encoding sporulation protein YunB, translating into MSGLAVFRPRRRWRNPLSRTRAFLIALVIFFVLTIQTLVFLQNRLEPTLIILATKKAEQLAKEAITDAVTKRISQQGVDFNQIVKIEKNNKGQIQAYQFNFKEYARIVGETTARVQNKLQEFEQEKVDRTIPLGLATGNSFLASMGPNLPVTFVPIGSVKTKLETELKEAGINMVLATVYIFVEVDLRIVIPFATEEQTVTTKIPITHSLIIGDVPTYLYNNSEGKPDVPRIPGDTPNSTP; encoded by the coding sequence GTGTCGGGATTGGCCGTATTTCGACCCCGTCGGCGTTGGAGAAACCCGCTTTCACGTACGAGAGCGTTTTTGATCGCGTTGGTTATCTTTTTTGTTTTGACGATACAGACCCTTGTGTTTTTGCAAAATCGATTGGAGCCCACTCTCATAATCCTGGCGACGAAAAAAGCCGAGCAATTGGCGAAAGAGGCGATAACAGATGCCGTAACCAAGCGGATTTCGCAGCAAGGGGTCGACTTCAATCAGATTGTCAAAATCGAGAAGAACAACAAGGGGCAGATTCAGGCGTATCAGTTCAACTTCAAGGAATATGCAAGAATCGTGGGCGAAACAACAGCGAGAGTCCAGAATAAGCTCCAAGAGTTCGAGCAAGAAAAAGTAGACCGCACGATCCCGCTTGGTTTGGCTACAGGAAACTCCTTTTTGGCATCGATGGGGCCGAATTTGCCAGTGACTTTCGTGCCCATTGGTTCGGTCAAGACCAAGCTGGAGACAGAGCTGAAGGAAGCAGGCATCAACATGGTGCTGGCGACGGTTTATATTTTCGTGGAGGTCGATTTGCGCATCGTCATCCCTTTTGCGACTGAGGAGCAGACGGTTACGACGAAAATCCCGATCACCCATTCCTTGATCATTGGCGATGTGCCGACGTATTTGTATAACAACTCGGAAGGCAAGCCGGATGTACCGCGGATCCCTGGTGATACACCGAACAGCACTCCGTAA
- a CDS encoding copper amine oxidase N-terminal domain-containing protein translates to MVKKDWKMICAITALTVSLAGTQVAWANTPPEQNVVVKLKVNTSSAKVNGVDTPVEEPYFSQGTTMVPLSLLTSAFGVTLQYDNETQLIELIYKTKSVKLKAGRKEVWINGKAVTLTASPETKNGKTMVPLTLITQGLGLTITIDAKTNDVSILGTKQEDTPQKDSSLDSDVGKTMIGDSYYRWSMKYPTGMIQENQSFQGNYVLFKDAKEASYLLDIYIATNQPENLSGNGLLARLTDMTENSILSKEYIANDKQPYARLTTKSSDGSMNEERAYQKGSNIYYVTLSSMKEADFRNPVKYGTYKSLLDSFTLNFPTDEKSVKDLSTVEGNYRWYTNDDFALKVKVPAEWTPDYSNDMYFESDEGREWMQIKITSKEKDLTLDAWVKDHEKRNREEVNENYIKVNPEVGSSTIAGEAAKEQENSYLDGKTWFTQQNLFFVKGNYKYWISIVYMKDQPSEEVADLMRTIKQSLSIDTAKMNPSLGEIMDDDRIDKNKTVIIKDKDATFSLELPEYWQETRELDGGRSYQFNGGDFNFQVGQGNLNEVKDIFIKAIENNKTLKYTFKENKETTLAGNPAHKLLIQGTDGATRFEKTLYFVQKGNKTFTMYWSLSEFARTKTMEERIQKVVDSLKFTK, encoded by the coding sequence ATGGTCAAGAAAGACTGGAAAATGATATGTGCAATAACAGCGTTGACTGTCTCGTTGGCAGGGACTCAGGTAGCATGGGCCAACACACCACCTGAGCAAAACGTAGTGGTCAAACTTAAAGTAAACACGAGCAGTGCGAAGGTAAATGGTGTGGATACCCCAGTAGAGGAGCCATACTTCTCACAAGGAACGACGATGGTCCCACTCAGTTTGTTGACCTCTGCATTTGGAGTTACGCTGCAATATGACAATGAGACGCAGTTGATTGAGCTCATTTACAAAACAAAGAGTGTGAAGCTTAAGGCCGGCAGGAAGGAAGTGTGGATCAATGGCAAGGCAGTGACCTTGACTGCATCGCCTGAGACGAAAAACGGCAAAACGATGGTGCCGCTTACGCTCATTACGCAAGGATTGGGTCTCACGATTACCATCGATGCCAAGACGAACGACGTAAGCATCCTGGGAACGAAGCAGGAAGATACACCCCAGAAAGACAGCTCGCTTGACAGTGATGTGGGCAAAACCATGATTGGAGACAGCTACTACCGCTGGTCAATGAAATATCCTACGGGGATGATTCAGGAAAATCAAAGCTTCCAGGGAAATTACGTCCTGTTCAAGGATGCCAAGGAAGCGTCCTATTTGCTCGATATTTACATCGCGACGAACCAACCGGAGAATCTGTCTGGTAATGGACTCCTTGCTCGTTTGACTGACATGACGGAAAATTCCATCCTGTCCAAAGAGTATATTGCGAATGACAAACAGCCGTATGCGCGTCTGACTACGAAGTCTTCTGATGGCAGTATGAATGAAGAGCGAGCCTATCAAAAAGGGAGCAATATTTATTACGTGACGCTGTCAAGCATGAAAGAAGCCGATTTCCGCAATCCAGTGAAGTATGGCACCTACAAAAGCTTGCTGGACAGCTTCACCTTGAACTTCCCGACTGATGAAAAGTCAGTGAAGGATTTGTCTACGGTGGAAGGAAACTACCGCTGGTACACCAACGATGATTTTGCATTGAAAGTAAAAGTCCCTGCTGAGTGGACGCCGGATTACAGTAATGACATGTATTTCGAAAGCGATGAAGGCAGGGAATGGATGCAGATCAAGATTACCTCAAAGGAAAAAGACCTTACACTCGATGCTTGGGTCAAAGACCATGAGAAGCGTAACAGGGAAGAAGTAAATGAAAATTATATAAAGGTCAACCCAGAGGTGGGTTCTTCCACAATTGCTGGTGAGGCAGCAAAGGAACAGGAAAACAGCTACTTGGATGGAAAGACCTGGTTTACACAACAAAACCTGTTTTTTGTGAAAGGCAATTATAAATATTGGATTTCCATTGTGTATATGAAGGACCAGCCATCAGAGGAAGTAGCTGACCTCATGCGGACGATCAAGCAGTCCCTTTCGATTGATACAGCGAAAATGAATCCGTCCCTCGGTGAAATTATGGATGATGATCGAATCGACAAGAATAAGACGGTAATCATCAAAGACAAGGATGCCACGTTTTCCTTGGAGCTTCCGGAGTATTGGCAGGAAACACGGGAATTGGATGGAGGAAGGTCTTATCAATTTAATGGTGGAGATTTTAATTTCCAGGTTGGACAAGGCAATCTGAATGAAGTGAAGGATATCTTTATCAAGGCCATTGAGAATAACAAGACACTTAAATATACGTTCAAAGAAAACAAAGAGACGACGCTGGCAGGGAACCCCGCACATAAGTTGCTTATTCAGGGAACGGATGGGGCTACACGCTTTGAAAAGACTCTTTACTTCGTTCAAAAAGGTAATAAGACGTTTACTATGTATTGGTCGCTGTCGGAGTTCGCCAGAACCAAAACGATGGAAGAGCGTATTCAAAAAGTAGTGGATTCTTTGAAGTTCACGAAATGA
- a CDS encoding ABC transporter substrate-binding protein — protein MKKQRKILFLLILVAGTLLDWSSSQHKQDVDLYTIGIVIANEDRKDKVAGLKAGLQSLGLGEGVRVQYAPVYLNTAQTLEEERSLVQDLISKKPDVVVTTGAHETFLIQQETTTVPIVFIGVASLVELPLVETAGTVTCGISNGQMNVIGKRLELTTRLLPDAKRILIIADSHAPTTEQAIVEARSAASLLGVHLQVEQVASPRDLELLLSRLSPGEYDAMLPLPSYVLEDAITDCLPLLIEKQLFVMGSYPEQVKAGLYAAYGVSFHAQGMQAAHMVARVLDGVPPTALSIEWPDDVRFVVNATSLSKLPITVTDQQWSLAQEWYGVKDK, from the coding sequence ATGAAGAAACAAAGGAAAATCCTCTTTCTCCTCATATTAGTGGCAGGAACTCTGCTCGATTGGTCCAGTAGTCAGCACAAACAGGACGTCGATCTGTACACGATAGGAATTGTGATTGCCAATGAGGATCGAAAAGATAAAGTAGCGGGATTAAAGGCGGGATTACAATCGTTAGGTCTCGGTGAAGGAGTACGTGTTCAGTATGCGCCTGTTTATTTGAATACGGCTCAAACTCTTGAAGAGGAGCGCTCCCTTGTCCAAGATTTGATATCTAAAAAGCCTGATGTCGTCGTCACGACAGGGGCGCACGAGACTTTTTTGATTCAACAGGAGACAACGACGGTTCCTATCGTTTTTATTGGTGTCGCCTCATTGGTCGAGCTACCACTTGTTGAGACAGCGGGGACGGTTACGTGTGGAATCAGCAATGGCCAAATGAATGTGATTGGGAAAAGGTTGGAGCTGACAACGCGTTTGTTGCCTGACGCCAAGCGCATCCTGATCATTGCCGATTCTCATGCTCCTACGACAGAGCAAGCCATCGTAGAAGCAAGGTCAGCTGCTTCCTTGCTCGGTGTTCACTTGCAGGTGGAGCAGGTTGCTTCCCCAAGAGATTTAGAGCTATTGCTCAGTAGGCTCTCTCCAGGAGAATACGACGCCATGCTTCCTTTACCTAGCTATGTTCTGGAAGACGCGATTACCGATTGCTTGCCTCTTTTGATCGAGAAGCAATTGTTTGTCATGGGCTCTTACCCCGAGCAGGTGAAGGCTGGTTTGTATGCCGCTTACGGCGTTTCTTTTCATGCACAAGGCATGCAGGCTGCTCATATGGTGGCGCGGGTGTTGGATGGAGTGCCGCCTACCGCTCTGTCTATCGAATGGCCGGATGACGTGCGATTCGTTGTCAATGCGACTTCCCTGTCCAAGCTTCCGATTACCGTAACCGATCAACAGTGGTCACTGGCACAGGAATGGTATGGAGTGAAGGACAAATGA
- a CDS encoding sensor histidine kinase, with translation MRRSRLPRINRLKTKMLLFGLCMSIIPFLILGSINLHTSKEKVREEVDRANQIYVENTLAQLDMLFLHTSQSMQVVQQRFLNERPSDEDAYFLLNTLLKTSPYMEEVALFHQDGEPQFLLNRWKHQRLDTTREQDNQLLPTIQAGKSYIGSIVRSAEGKLLVTVAIPHVSANGVKGGMYAKLNVKQLLEQVTLRARYENEAYLFVTDGKSDRFADPFMLGKPSDGSLTYYEQAVPPSWTLPDRTDKPVIRTYQASNGDVMVNYAMRSAVTHWVIMLEQSSQTAFAAFSKLEQSLLFTTLFIALIVLGISIVFSVSFSRLMEMIESAVQKIAGGDLSVRIPVTTSDEIGRLAASCNEMAQSLETKTNQLLDEKKRLDLVVSGMGMGLILVDESFRIRWINQTASAWFQDAANPLGKDCHLTIGQQFSSCNSCMLRTRQMVNEKQTDLISSRVDQDGRVRSYRHQVFPLHPEKESSAFLEVIEDITEKRELEAAIAQADKLAAIGLLASGIAHEINNPLGILSLYGQDLRDRLVEEDIRDLQDTGELTQYLDTMDKQINRCKEITTRLLHFSGKSPVIVEKVNIHQVLSDILILLSHEIRVKQVTVNQSLSASAPFLLATPGQLQQILLNLLTNALYATEERGTIEIATDSPSVDRLRLWIRDDGCGIPAADLPHVLEPFYTTKPPGKGTGLGLSVCYGIVMNLGGEIEIESTPNIGTTVTVILPSAKGE, from the coding sequence ATGAGGAGGAGCAGACTACCGCGCATCAATCGACTGAAGACAAAGATGCTCCTGTTTGGACTATGCATGTCCATCATCCCTTTTCTGATTCTTGGTTCTATCAATCTGCATACCAGTAAAGAAAAGGTTCGAGAAGAGGTGGACAGAGCCAATCAGATCTACGTGGAAAATACGTTGGCGCAGTTGGATATGCTTTTTTTACATACTTCCCAATCCATGCAGGTGGTTCAGCAGCGTTTTCTCAATGAGCGCCCTAGCGATGAGGATGCTTATTTTTTGTTGAATACGTTATTGAAAACCTCCCCTTACATGGAGGAGGTCGCGCTTTTTCATCAGGATGGAGAGCCGCAGTTTTTGCTGAATCGCTGGAAGCACCAAAGACTGGACACAACCAGGGAGCAAGACAACCAACTTCTTCCCACCATCCAGGCGGGAAAGTCATACATCGGAAGCATCGTCCGATCAGCGGAAGGGAAGCTGCTGGTAACGGTCGCGATCCCTCATGTATCTGCCAACGGTGTAAAAGGCGGCATGTACGCCAAGCTCAATGTAAAGCAGTTGCTCGAACAAGTCACGCTGCGAGCCCGATATGAAAACGAGGCCTATTTGTTTGTCACAGATGGGAAAAGCGATCGGTTTGCAGATCCGTTTATGCTGGGCAAGCCTTCTGATGGCTCCTTGACCTATTATGAACAAGCGGTTCCTCCCTCCTGGACACTACCAGATCGAACAGACAAGCCTGTTATCCGTACGTATCAAGCCTCCAATGGAGATGTCATGGTCAACTATGCCATGCGCTCCGCTGTCACACATTGGGTCATTATGCTGGAGCAGTCGAGCCAAACGGCGTTTGCTGCCTTTTCAAAATTGGAACAGTCTCTGCTCTTTACGACCTTATTCATCGCACTTATCGTGTTGGGGATTAGCATTGTGTTTTCTGTCTCATTTAGCCGATTAATGGAAATGATCGAATCCGCTGTGCAAAAAATCGCAGGTGGCGACTTATCCGTGCGAATACCAGTGACGACCTCAGATGAAATTGGCAGACTAGCAGCGTCCTGCAATGAAATGGCACAGAGTCTGGAGACGAAGACCAATCAGCTTCTGGATGAAAAGAAACGGCTTGATCTCGTCGTCAGTGGCATGGGGATGGGGCTGATTCTCGTAGATGAATCTTTTCGCATTCGCTGGATTAACCAAACAGCGTCGGCGTGGTTCCAGGATGCGGCGAATCCCCTGGGGAAAGACTGCCACCTGACGATTGGTCAGCAATTCAGTTCATGCAATAGTTGCATGCTCCGAACGCGACAAATGGTAAACGAAAAGCAGACTGACCTTATTTCGTCTAGAGTCGATCAGGATGGACGTGTCCGCTCTTATCGCCATCAGGTTTTCCCTCTGCATCCGGAGAAAGAGTCGTCTGCTTTTCTAGAGGTTATCGAGGACATCACGGAGAAACGAGAGCTGGAAGCCGCAATCGCACAAGCAGACAAGCTCGCTGCTATTGGACTCTTGGCGTCGGGCATCGCTCATGAAATCAATAATCCATTAGGCATTCTGTCGTTGTATGGACAAGACTTGCGAGACCGTCTGGTGGAAGAGGATATTCGAGATTTACAGGACACAGGAGAGCTGACCCAATACTTGGACACGATGGACAAACAAATTAACCGCTGCAAGGAAATCACGACCCGATTGCTCCACTTTTCGGGGAAATCACCCGTTATCGTAGAAAAAGTAAATATTCATCAAGTCCTATCAGACATTCTCATTCTTCTGTCCCATGAAATACGTGTCAAACAGGTAACGGTGAACCAGTCTCTGTCGGCCTCTGCACCGTTTCTTCTTGCTACCCCTGGACAGCTTCAGCAGATTTTGCTCAATCTGCTAACCAACGCGCTGTACGCGACCGAGGAGCGAGGAACTATTGAGATAGCAACGGATTCTCCATCGGTTGATAGACTCCGTCTGTGGATCAGAGATGATGGATGCGGAATACCCGCAGCAGATTTGCCACACGTTTTGGAGCCCTTTTATACAACCAAGCCTCCTGGAAAAGGGACTGGTCTCGGGTTATCGGTCTGCTACGGGATTGTGATGAATTTAGGCGGAGAAATCGAGATCGAAAGTACGCCAAACATAGGCACGACTGTTACGGTCATCCTGCCGTCGGCAAAGGGGGAATGA
- a CDS encoding sigma-54-dependent transcriptional regulator, which translates to MHTDTRILIVDDEADFRHLLTSRLKRKGYTTLEASDGISAQKLVTSETIHVILLDLKMPGMDGLSFLQWCKETSPAIQIIVVTGHGTIETAIEAMKRGAYDYLTKPYNLNELEVLISKAVEKQQLTEENQQLREALSTNGKTTFQIVAESPKLKEVLATAKRVASTDFLVLLKGESGTGKDVIARLIYEYSERASKAFVPINLGAIPETMLESELFGHEKGAFTGATAQKKGLVEIAHQGTLFLDEVGDLPFPLQVKLLRFLETGEFRRIGSPILHKVDVRIIAATNADLEKKVEEGTFRSDLYFRLHVMDITIPPLTQRSEDILPLSAFFLNRLKRKYPVKPLSVKAQAALLAYSFPGNVRELAHMIERAVVLAKGEEIDDKDLFPHEQPVPSNPSDRKLTTSAETGEEEAFLLKNVEREHIKHVLDVSQWNKTKTAEKLGISVRNLYRKIEEYELRP; encoded by the coding sequence ATGCACACTGACACACGTATACTCATTGTTGATGACGAAGCAGATTTCCGCCATCTATTAACCAGTCGATTGAAGAGAAAGGGATATACCACGCTGGAAGCATCTGACGGAATCAGCGCACAGAAGCTAGTAACCAGCGAAACGATTCATGTCATTCTGCTTGATTTGAAAATGCCCGGGATGGACGGTCTCTCCTTTCTGCAATGGTGCAAGGAAACCTCTCCTGCGATTCAAATCATTGTTGTGACGGGACACGGAACCATCGAAACAGCGATCGAAGCAATGAAACGCGGCGCTTATGATTATTTGACAAAGCCTTACAACCTCAATGAATTGGAGGTTTTGATTTCCAAGGCCGTCGAAAAACAGCAGTTGACCGAGGAAAACCAACAGTTGAGAGAAGCTCTATCGACAAATGGAAAAACGACGTTTCAAATCGTTGCGGAAAGCCCGAAGCTAAAAGAGGTCCTAGCTACTGCCAAGCGAGTAGCCAGTACGGATTTTCTCGTTCTCTTGAAAGGGGAAAGCGGGACAGGGAAGGATGTCATCGCGAGACTCATATATGAGTATAGTGAGAGAGCATCAAAGGCATTCGTACCGATCAATTTGGGAGCAATACCAGAAACGATGCTGGAAAGTGAACTGTTCGGGCATGAAAAGGGAGCCTTTACAGGCGCAACTGCTCAGAAAAAGGGACTGGTAGAGATTGCCCATCAAGGAACGCTCTTTTTGGATGAAGTAGGGGATTTGCCTTTTCCTTTGCAGGTCAAGCTACTCCGTTTTCTGGAAACCGGTGAATTTCGCCGAATAGGGAGCCCGATTTTGCACAAGGTGGATGTTCGGATCATCGCTGCTACCAATGCCGATCTGGAAAAGAAAGTGGAAGAAGGAACGTTTCGATCCGATCTTTATTTCCGGCTGCATGTCATGGATATAACGATTCCACCTCTCACGCAGAGAAGCGAGGACATTTTGCCACTGTCTGCTTTCTTTTTGAATCGCCTCAAGCGTAAGTATCCAGTCAAACCGCTTTCTGTGAAAGCGCAGGCAGCTCTTTTGGCCTACTCATTCCCGGGGAATGTTCGGGAGTTGGCTCATATGATCGAACGCGCTGTCGTTTTGGCAAAAGGAGAGGAGATTGACGACAAGGATCTCTTTCCGCATGAACAGCCAGTACCGAGCAACCCGTCAGATCGAAAGCTCACTACATCAGCAGAAACGGGCGAGGAAGAGGCATTTTTACTGAAAAATGTAGAGCGAGAACATATCAAGCATGTGCTGGATGTTTCCCAATGGAACAAGACCAAGACAGCTGAGAAGCTAGGGATCAGCGTACGTAATCTGTATCGAAAAATCGAAGAGTACGAGCTGCGACCGTGA
- a CDS encoding HAD family hydrolase, with product MSKTFHKGIIFDMDNTLLQSRINFAEMKRAIFQLWVDNGIVSPTLEWEKHTASQLIETGRKAEQMTRELEQAMWDAVTAIEKEGMHGAVLEQHAVEVLEELKNRYQLYILTNNAYAAAEEALNETGIASYFDEIVAREQMTTLKPSPSGIHYIRSRKPDWPVSAWTMIGDSWIDGKAACDGQVAFIAYQGNEQDMERNGVVPRAYIRDLKELLTVLEMCEQG from the coding sequence ATGAGTAAAACCTTTCACAAAGGCATTATTTTCGATATGGACAATACCTTGCTGCAATCCAGGATCAATTTTGCCGAGATGAAGCGGGCCATTTTTCAGCTATGGGTGGACAATGGGATCGTTTCCCCAACACTTGAGTGGGAAAAGCATACCGCATCACAGCTCATTGAGACCGGGCGAAAAGCAGAGCAAATGACGAGAGAGCTGGAGCAAGCGATGTGGGATGCGGTAACCGCGATCGAGAAGGAAGGGATGCATGGCGCTGTGCTGGAGCAGCACGCGGTAGAAGTGTTAGAAGAATTGAAGAACCGCTATCAGCTGTATATTCTGACCAACAACGCTTATGCCGCTGCGGAGGAGGCTTTGAACGAGACGGGGATCGCCTCTTACTTTGACGAAATCGTCGCCCGCGAGCAGATGACGACCTTGAAGCCATCTCCATCGGGCATTCACTATATTCGCAGCCGCAAGCCAGATTGGCCTGTTTCGGCTTGGACGATGATCGGGGATTCGTGGATCGATGGTAAGGCGGCATGCGATGGACAAGTTGCTTTTATTGCCTATCAAGGGAACGAGCAGGACATGGAGCGAAATGGTGTTGTGCCAAGGGCATACATTAGGGATTTAAAAGAACTACTGACGGTCCTCGAAATGTGCGAGCAAGGGTAA
- a CDS encoding MFS transporter, which produces MNHKWYLYVNALSSLGSRMNLIACSALVFTFEHNAYWMTAFFVARQLGGMLFSPLAGILADRIDRRRTMIASDMGAGLAIVAIAFYPTPYVLIAAAFLNGMLYTLFHISFQASMPQIFGSEQLVQVNGLKVRLESLVGIIGFMLGGWLTDRYGYTIVIVLDAASFLFSAWILTKLRWEEKGDNARAASKASSDFRVTLRYLRETPVLLTISLLAFLVSFSTSAYNYGLPFLADQLRGSDATLHGLMWTAMSVGGLIGSYVAARLRVKLVNGMLVAYVVSSVGIVGAFAANHAVFVLLLLVFAGLFSGAAQVYESTLLQQAQNELRGKVMGVQGLLSRSGFFAGFLIAPFLAGAFTLFGMLVFAQLMFVAGMIGFGLYLNFSKK; this is translated from the coding sequence ATGAATCACAAATGGTATTTGTATGTCAATGCGTTGTCGTCCTTGGGATCACGGATGAATTTGATCGCGTGTAGCGCGTTGGTTTTTACATTTGAACATAATGCTTATTGGATGACTGCTTTTTTTGTGGCAAGACAACTAGGGGGGATGCTGTTTAGTCCCTTGGCAGGCATATTGGCCGATCGAATAGACAGAAGGCGTACCATGATCGCAAGCGACATGGGGGCAGGTCTTGCTATTGTGGCCATCGCTTTTTATCCGACGCCGTATGTATTAATCGCAGCGGCTTTTCTCAATGGCATGCTGTATACGCTGTTTCATATTAGCTTTCAGGCATCCATGCCGCAAATTTTTGGGAGTGAGCAACTGGTTCAGGTCAATGGTTTGAAGGTCAGGCTGGAATCATTGGTCGGCATCATAGGCTTCATGCTGGGAGGATGGCTGACAGATCGTTATGGCTATACGATTGTGATCGTTTTGGATGCCGCCAGCTTTCTTTTCTCTGCATGGATTTTGACGAAACTTCGTTGGGAGGAGAAGGGGGACAATGCGCGAGCTGCGTCAAAAGCATCGAGCGACTTTCGTGTCACCCTTCGCTACTTGCGGGAAACACCCGTGCTTCTGACAATTAGTCTGTTAGCTTTTCTCGTATCGTTCAGTACGTCTGCGTATAATTACGGGTTGCCTTTTTTGGCGGATCAATTGCGTGGTAGTGATGCTACTCTGCACGGATTAATGTGGACGGCGATGAGTGTCGGAGGCTTAATTGGCTCCTATGTGGCAGCTCGTTTGCGGGTAAAGCTGGTGAATGGGATGCTCGTCGCTTATGTTGTTAGTTCCGTGGGAATTGTAGGGGCATTCGCGGCAAACCATGCTGTGTTTGTGCTTCTGCTCTTGGTTTTCGCGGGTCTTTTTTCCGGGGCAGCACAGGTTTATGAGAGCACACTTTTGCAGCAAGCCCAAAATGAGCTACGCGGCAAGGTTATGGGGGTGCAGGGGCTCTTGAGTCGAAGCGGGTTCTTCGCTGGTTTTCTCATAGCTCCATTCTTGGCGGGTGCCTTCACTTTATTTGGGATGCTGGTCTTTGCCCAATTGATGTTTGTCGCAGGGATGATCGGATTTGGCTTGTATCTTAATTTTTCCAAAAAATAG
- a CDS encoding c-type cytochrome, translating into MIKKEKTGWKKLSMVVVAMLVFAGCATQQTAQPTSTASEAKDKTASGASGAINLDSYTPPSMDKVPEGPLGESIKYGHKLMNETSTVIPEYTGNKLSCSSCHGNAGMDATSPLTGVTAVYPQYIPRSGKVVTIEDRINGCFQRSMNGKPLPYNSDEMRAMVAYLSYISTDVPVGIKERPWIEKNDMKSVPQPNVANGEALFQKSCLQCHAADGSGTGPNSGPALWGDNSFNIGAGMARISKAAGYIQRNMPLGEMGGIKQGSLTDQEAADLAAYILSKPRPDFAKKAQDWPAGGVPKDVPYEVDSAKKKQ; encoded by the coding sequence ATGATCAAGAAAGAGAAGACAGGCTGGAAGAAGCTGTCCATGGTTGTAGTGGCGATGCTGGTCTTTGCTGGCTGCGCTACACAGCAGACCGCCCAACCCACCTCAACAGCGAGTGAGGCCAAAGATAAAACAGCGAGTGGGGCATCGGGAGCAATCAATCTAGATTCCTACACCCCGCCTAGTATGGACAAGGTGCCAGAAGGGCCATTGGGAGAATCGATTAAGTATGGACATAAGTTAATGAATGAAACGAGCACAGTGATCCCTGAATACACAGGGAATAAGCTCTCCTGCTCTAGCTGTCACGGTAATGCCGGAATGGATGCGACCTCCCCTCTAACGGGTGTCACCGCAGTCTACCCCCAGTACATTCCAAGGTCTGGCAAAGTGGTTACCATTGAAGATCGCATCAATGGTTGTTTTCAACGAAGCATGAACGGAAAGCCATTGCCTTACAACAGCGATGAAATGAGAGCGATGGTAGCCTATCTGTCGTATATCTCAACAGACGTACCAGTAGGCATTAAAGAGCGCCCGTGGATAGAGAAAAATGATATGAAGAGCGTACCTCAACCGAATGTGGCAAATGGAGAAGCTCTCTTTCAAAAATCGTGTTTACAATGCCACGCAGCTGATGGTTCAGGTACAGGACCAAACTCTGGACCAGCCCTATGGGGGGATAACTCCTTCAATATTGGTGCAGGTATGGCCCGTATTTCCAAAGCTGCTGGCTACATTCAGCGCAATATGCCTCTAGGGGAAATGGGCGGTATTAAGCAAGGCTCGTTAACCGATCAAGAAGCAGCGGACCTAGCTGCCTATATTTTGTCCAAGCCGCGTCCGGACTTTGCCAAAAAGGCACAAGACTGGCCAGCTGGAGGCGTTCCAAAGGATGTGCCGTATGAAGTAGACAGCGCCAAGAAGAAGCAATAG